One segment of Fructilactobacillus hinvesii DNA contains the following:
- a CDS encoding GTP pyrophosphokinase, with translation MNDNWDQLLFPYQQAAKEWKVKLRGMRKEFQVRGEHSPIEFVTSRIKSIPSIEEKMERRHISVDRLTEDMEDLCGLRIMCPFLDDVYEVVQLLRRRNDVEIVSERDYVNNEKESGYRSYHIVFRYPLQMLAGERTILVEIQVRTLAMNFWATLEHSLNYKHSGDFPADVHKRLQDASETAFRLDEEMSQIHHELSATEADEDQDHKGEQ, from the coding sequence GTGAATGACAACTGGGATCAATTATTATTTCCCTACCAACAAGCCGCAAAAGAATGGAAAGTAAAACTACGCGGAATGCGCAAGGAGTTTCAGGTCCGCGGTGAACACTCACCAATTGAATTTGTTACCAGTCGGATTAAGTCGATTCCTAGCATCGAAGAAAAAATGGAACGTCGACACATTAGTGTAGATCGACTCACGGAGGACATGGAGGATCTCTGTGGTCTGCGGATCATGTGTCCTTTTTTAGATGATGTGTACGAAGTGGTGCAATTGCTACGACGCAGAAACGACGTGGAAATTGTTTCGGAACGTGACTACGTGAATAACGAAAAGGAGAGTGGATATCGTTCTTATCACATCGTTTTTCGGTATCCGTTGCAAATGCTAGCTGGAGAACGAACCATTCTAGTGGAGATCCAGGTCCGAACGCTGGCTATGAACTTCTGGGCCACGTTAGAACACTCGCTTAATTATAAGCACTCTGGCGACTTTCCGGCGGATGTTCACAAACGGTTACAGGATGCTTCTGAAACTGCCTTTCGTTTAGATGAAGAGATGTCACAAATTCATCATGAACTTTCGGCGACAGAAGCAGACGAAGATCAAGATCATAAAGGAGAACAATGA
- a CDS encoding NAD kinase, translated as MRIAIFGNDNAASTTVATSLAKLINDSEQLQLDELNPEVVISVGGDGTLLSAFHHYKDLAERVRFVGVHTGHLGFYTDWRDNEVEQLVSSLERDNGQSVSYPLLDIKVEYSDQGEPDYMLALNESTVKKLFGTMVGKVYIKDQLFENFRGDGLCISTPTGSTAYNKSVGGAIISPRFNAVQMAEMASINNRVFRTIGSPIIIPPSEELTIVPNVSLHNVLTCDQLMVKDRPIKSITYRISERRIYFAKYRHTHFWKRVGNSFIGDNLDE; from the coding sequence ATGCGGATTGCAATTTTTGGGAATGATAACGCCGCTTCGACCACGGTGGCGACGTCGTTAGCCAAGTTAATTAATGATTCAGAGCAATTACAACTCGATGAGTTGAACCCAGAAGTGGTGATTTCGGTTGGTGGAGATGGAACCTTGTTATCAGCCTTTCATCACTATAAGGATCTAGCAGAGCGGGTCCGCTTTGTCGGGGTCCACACTGGCCACTTGGGTTTTTATACCGATTGGCGTGATAACGAGGTGGAACAACTGGTTTCTAGTCTGGAACGTGATAACGGCCAGAGTGTCAGTTATCCGTTGTTAGACATTAAGGTTGAGTATTCAGACCAGGGAGAACCAGACTACATGTTGGCCTTAAACGAATCAACCGTCAAAAAGTTGTTTGGGACGATGGTTGGCAAGGTCTATATCAAGGATCAGTTGTTTGAAAACTTCCGAGGCGATGGCTTATGTATTTCCACGCCTACGGGATCGACGGCTTACAACAAATCGGTCGGAGGAGCAATTATTTCCCCCCGGTTTAATGCCGTGCAAATGGCCGAGATGGCTTCCATTAATAACCGGGTCTTTCGAACGATTGGATCTCCGATCATCATTCCGCCTTCGGAAGAACTCACGATTGTCCCCAACGTTTCGTTGCACAACGTGTTAACTTGTGACCAATTGATGGTGAAGGATCGACCAATTAAATCGATTACTTACCGGATTTCGGAACGCAGAATTTACTTTGCGAAGTACCGGCATACCCACTTCTGGAAGCGAGTCGGGAATTCCTTTATTGGTGATAACCTGGATGAGTAA
- a CDS encoding RluA family pseudouridine synthase has protein sequence MSKFQWINKQPTELKLRTFLLQQGVTRSLLKRVKFHGGQLLVNQKPQLPNFLLQPGDDVTLIMPPEPQNPHLQVSNRPIAILYEDDNYLILNKPATVATVPSSLYPNHTLVNRVLGYYIRQGRSNRVIHVVNRLDKGTSGPVIFAKNSLAHSLLDRQLKRHEVQKDYVAVLAGQVVNEHASIVLPVGRKPDSFLERTVTRTGKYAETEFWCLHRTQRHSLVRIRLHTGRTHQIRVHFAALGLPLVGDWLYNPTNHELPHQALHCYRLAFFDALTKRMITITAPVPAYFNELMQQKNDFR, from the coding sequence ATGAGTAAGTTTCAGTGGATTAATAAACAGCCGACGGAATTGAAGTTACGGACGTTTTTACTGCAACAGGGCGTGACGCGTTCCTTACTCAAACGGGTTAAATTTCACGGTGGCCAGTTATTGGTGAATCAAAAACCGCAGTTGCCTAACTTTTTGTTGCAACCAGGGGATGACGTGACACTGATTATGCCCCCGGAACCCCAAAATCCTCACTTGCAGGTGTCTAATCGTCCAATTGCCATTTTATATGAAGATGACAATTACCTGATTCTAAACAAGCCGGCGACGGTAGCGACGGTACCGTCGTCTTTGTATCCCAACCACACCTTAGTGAATCGGGTGCTCGGTTATTACATTCGTCAGGGACGAAGTAACCGGGTGATTCATGTGGTGAATCGATTGGATAAGGGAACCAGTGGACCGGTTATTTTTGCTAAAAACAGTCTTGCCCATTCATTGCTAGATCGGCAGTTAAAGCGGCACGAGGTACAAAAGGACTATGTAGCTGTTTTAGCCGGTCAAGTTGTTAATGAACATGCTTCAATCGTGCTTCCGGTTGGCCGTAAACCGGATTCATTTTTAGAACGAACGGTGACTAGGACTGGAAAATACGCGGAAACCGAGTTTTGGTGTCTACACCGAACGCAGCGCCATTCATTAGTCCGCATTCGGCTACACACTGGGCGTACGCATCAAATCCGAGTGCACTTTGCTGCCCTTGGACTACCGTTAGTCGGCGATTGGCTGTATAATCCCACCAATCATGAATTACCGCATCAAGCTTTACATTGTTATCGGCTTGCTTTTTTTGATGCTTTAACCAAACGGATGATTACGATCACGGCCCCAGTTCCTGCCTACTTTAATGAACTAATGCAACAAAAAAACGACTTTCGTTAG
- a CDS encoding copper homeostasis protein CutC produces MNIEPLIATFQEVPKAAEQALLRVALANHAQTPSRGLIAATTRYLHEHQKSLDVWISATPHASEWNDTEIKLMEDDLFQCQELGVDGVIFGATTKTQHLDDEALEILLGASAGMDPFFSPAFTNLPAAEWPHALQWLSDHQFRGIVATDHLTELQTALKAYPTLQLVPMTANLQSAQRVESELHVPTIISPLAD; encoded by the coding sequence ATGAACATTGAACCGTTAATTGCGACCTTTCAGGAGGTGCCCAAAGCAGCAGAACAAGCATTGCTGCGAGTTGCCCTTGCTAATCACGCCCAGACCCCGAGTCGTGGTTTAATTGCGGCTACCACGCGCTACTTGCACGAACACCAAAAAAGTCTTGACGTGTGGATTAGCGCAACGCCCCACGCTAGCGAGTGGAACGACACGGAAATCAAACTGATGGAAGACGACTTGTTTCAGTGCCAAGAATTAGGTGTTGATGGGGTTATTTTTGGCGCTACAACGAAAACACAACATTTAGACGACGAGGCCTTAGAAATTCTGCTGGGAGCAAGTGCTGGGATGGATCCGTTCTTCTCTCCAGCATTTACAAATCTGCCGGCCGCAGAATGGCCCCACGCCCTTCAGTGGCTAAGTGACCATCAATTTCGGGGAATCGTGGCAACCGACCATCTGACTGAATTACAAACGGCATTAAAAGCCTATCCCACTTTACAGTTAGTTCCCATGACAGCTAATTTGCAAAGTGCGCAGCGGGTAGAAAGTGAACTCCACGTTCCCACCATTATTAGTCCTTTAGCTGATTAA
- a CDS encoding tRNA (cytidine(34)-2'-O)-methyltransferase: MTNHIVLFEPLMPANTGNIARTCAGTDTVLDLIKPLGFSVDDKHLKRAGLDYWNKVDIRYHDNLPAFLATVSNQKNMFLISKFGAKTYTEPDYHDADQDYYFIFGKETTGLPERFEQQYAEQALRIPQDDRHIRALNLSNTCAIVIYEVLRQQSFAGLDRVHTYEHDKLKDFKE; this comes from the coding sequence ATGACTAATCACATTGTTTTGTTCGAACCCCTAATGCCTGCTAATACAGGAAATATTGCCCGGACCTGTGCGGGAACAGATACCGTTTTGGATTTGATTAAACCGCTCGGGTTTTCTGTAGATGATAAGCACCTGAAACGAGCAGGACTTGATTATTGGAATAAGGTTGATATTCGGTATCATGATAATTTACCGGCCTTTTTAGCTACCGTTTCTAATCAGAAAAATATGTTCTTAATTTCTAAATTCGGGGCCAAGACCTATACGGAACCGGATTATCATGACGCTGATCAGGACTACTACTTTATCTTTGGTAAGGAAACAACGGGTCTTCCCGAACGGTTTGAACAGCAGTATGCTGAACAAGCCCTACGGATTCCCCAGGATGATCGCCACATTCGGGCCCTCAATCTCTCAAACACCTGTGCCATTGTGATTTATGAAGTGTTACGGCAACAATCGTTTGCGGGCTTGGACCGCGTTCATACTTACGAACATGATAAACTAAAAGATTTTAAAGAATAG
- a CDS encoding DNA translocase FtsK, with the protein MAARKPTKKRTTRKKPTRRRQTTKAKQPRLRNRLLAYLGQKRHNLFGLMELILAVLGLFKLGIVGVGVANLTRLVVGNLYPVLLLLLAVLGALTGLELKLPKLKERVLGGLLCIGLGLLLGASVLQFNSLGLHVQLLQITWESVSNDLISGKISTNAGGGLLGAGLLLICAKLFSWIGATGLAVGLIIAGFLLLFRINVAHVLRRGIRRTQGWLRAKRAAWHRRQLDHSKQSQVQPSVTATPPVTNEIVESTPSADSATPASVAPAPQEQPERPPKVQVASEQPAPEPEPAPESAPTVTAANASDYQLPAVNLLSQIPPVDQTQEIATANRNSNTLQETLRSFGIDATVKHVSLGPSVTEYELEPAVGVKVSKIVNLSDDLALALAAKDIRIEAPIPGKSLIGIEVPNQEVATVSFREVFERQSAQDRHSFLTVPLGKDVNGNVVSCNLTKMPHLLIAGSTGSGKSVAINGMLVSLLLKARPDQVKLMLIDPKRVELGVYNGIPHLLSPVVSDPKKAARALHKVVSEMEARYKLFAKSGQRKIEGYNQFIQEQNQQEGTDLPPLPYIVVVVDELADLMMTVSNEVESAIIRLAQMGRAAGVHMVLATQRPSVDVITGLIKANVPSRIAFAVSSGIDSRTILDANGAEKLLGRGDMLYQPIGQSRASRVQGSFISDVDVETIVNAVKQEGQPEYDDNLVVTDAEMEAEAAEEDQDPLFDEALAFVVHEHKASTSMLQRRFRIGYNRAARIIDDFEQRGYVGPQRGSTPRTVYKQEDADH; encoded by the coding sequence GTGGCGGCTAGAAAACCAACGAAAAAGCGCACTACCAGAAAGAAACCAACCAGACGCCGCCAAACCACGAAAGCCAAACAACCCCGCTTACGGAATCGGTTGCTGGCGTACTTAGGCCAAAAACGGCACAATCTGTTTGGTTTAATGGAATTGATTTTAGCGGTACTTGGTCTTTTTAAACTGGGTATCGTTGGGGTGGGAGTAGCTAATTTAACCCGGCTGGTGGTCGGAAACCTATATCCCGTTCTGCTTCTGCTGTTGGCAGTTTTAGGAGCTCTGACCGGTTTGGAACTAAAACTGCCGAAGCTCAAAGAACGGGTGCTTGGTGGTCTTCTTTGCATCGGACTGGGATTGTTACTAGGAGCGTCCGTATTACAGTTTAATAGCCTTGGATTGCACGTGCAGTTGCTCCAAATCACTTGGGAAAGCGTTAGCAACGATTTAATTTCCGGTAAAATTAGTACCAACGCGGGAGGTGGACTCCTAGGGGCGGGCTTATTACTGATTTGTGCTAAGCTTTTCTCCTGGATTGGGGCAACTGGATTAGCAGTGGGCCTGATTATTGCCGGGTTCTTATTGTTGTTTAGGATTAACGTAGCTCACGTTCTTCGAAGGGGAATAAGACGCACACAAGGCTGGCTTAGGGCTAAAAGAGCAGCTTGGCATCGGCGGCAATTGGACCATTCCAAGCAGTCTCAAGTTCAACCTAGCGTTACAGCCACTCCACCAGTAACTAATGAGATTGTAGAATCGACGCCGTCTGCTGATAGTGCTACACCGGCATCTGTGGCCCCGGCTCCTCAAGAACAACCGGAAAGACCACCAAAAGTTCAGGTAGCAAGTGAGCAACCCGCTCCGGAACCAGAACCAGCGCCCGAATCCGCTCCCACGGTCACGGCAGCAAACGCTAGTGACTACCAGTTACCAGCTGTGAACCTGTTGAGTCAGATTCCTCCGGTTGATCAAACCCAGGAAATCGCAACTGCTAATCGTAATTCAAACACCCTGCAGGAAACGTTACGGAGTTTCGGGATTGATGCTACCGTCAAACATGTTAGTTTGGGGCCGTCTGTGACGGAATACGAGTTAGAGCCAGCGGTCGGAGTCAAAGTTAGTAAGATTGTGAATCTAAGTGATGACTTAGCGTTAGCCCTAGCGGCCAAGGACATTCGAATTGAAGCCCCGATTCCAGGGAAATCACTAATTGGAATTGAAGTTCCAAATCAAGAAGTGGCCACGGTTTCTTTTCGTGAGGTCTTTGAGCGGCAATCAGCTCAGGATCGCCATAGTTTTTTGACGGTTCCCTTAGGCAAGGACGTTAATGGGAACGTGGTCTCCTGTAATTTAACTAAGATGCCCCATTTGCTGATTGCTGGTTCAACGGGAAGCGGGAAATCGGTGGCCATTAACGGGATGCTTGTCAGTCTGCTATTAAAGGCTCGTCCTGATCAGGTGAAGTTAATGCTGATTGACCCTAAGCGGGTGGAATTGGGAGTTTACAACGGGATTCCCCACTTGTTATCCCCAGTGGTTTCTGATCCAAAAAAAGCGGCCCGAGCACTGCATAAAGTGGTCAGTGAAATGGAAGCCCGATACAAGTTGTTTGCTAAAAGTGGGCAACGAAAAATTGAGGGTTACAATCAGTTTATCCAGGAACAGAATCAGCAAGAAGGCACTGATTTACCACCGTTACCATACATCGTGGTCGTGGTTGACGAGCTGGCTGATTTAATGATGACGGTGTCAAACGAGGTGGAAAGTGCGATCATTCGCTTAGCTCAAATGGGACGAGCAGCCGGGGTGCACATGGTTCTAGCTACTCAGCGACCTTCAGTAGATGTTATTACGGGATTGATCAAGGCTAACGTCCCGTCACGGATTGCTTTTGCGGTTTCCAGTGGGATTGATTCGCGGACGATCCTTGATGCCAACGGAGCGGAAAAATTACTGGGACGTGGGGACATGTTGTACCAACCAATTGGGCAAAGCCGCGCCAGTCGGGTTCAGGGTTCGTTTATTTCGGACGTTGATGTTGAAACGATTGTGAATGCGGTGAAACAGGAAGGGCAGCCGGAATACGATGATAACTTAGTTGTAACTGATGCTGAAATGGAAGCCGAAGCGGCTGAAGAGGACCAGGATCCGTTGTTTGATGAAGCGCTAGCGTTCGTGGTTCACGAACACAAGGCCAGTACCTCGATGTTGCAGCGGCGCTTCCGGATTGGTTATAACCGGGCCGCACGCATTATCGATGACTTTGAACAACGGGGCTACGTGGGTCCACAACGGGGAAGTACGCCCCGGACGGTTTATAAGCAAGAGGATGCCGATCACTAA
- a CDS encoding DUF4044 domain-containing protein yields MTKWKDKSTFQKILYVFVWIMIIVTLAGVILGSALTVFGG; encoded by the coding sequence GTGACAAAATGGAAAGATAAGTCAACCTTTCAAAAAATCCTGTACGTTTTTGTGTGGATCATGATTATTGTAACCCTTGCCGGGGTCATTTTGGGCTCTGCCTTAACCGTTTTTGGTGGCTAA
- a CDS encoding DUF3397 family protein, whose translation MQMVQVPTSMSALFQLQIIPAIGLVLLGFIVSLIKRLSHQRWLKKVRLLDLCPLFAIWVIPGLTLTSHGNTWLPPLLSIWFGSGALLLMILFCKDGEIILKPFLIRWWRCGDLYWLACYLIALSYEIGIRL comes from the coding sequence ATGCAGATGGTTCAAGTTCCCACTTCAATGAGTGCTTTGTTCCAACTTCAAATTATTCCAGCAATTGGGCTCGTGCTACTAGGATTCATCGTGAGTTTAATTAAACGGCTTAGTCACCAGCGATGGTTAAAAAAAGTGCGGCTACTAGATCTGTGCCCGCTTTTTGCAATCTGGGTAATCCCAGGTCTGACGCTGACTAGTCACGGCAATACCTGGTTGCCCCCGCTTTTGAGCATTTGGTTTGGGAGTGGGGCATTGTTGTTAATGATTTTGTTTTGTAAAGATGGTGAAATTATTCTCAAGCCATTTTTAATTCGCTGGTGGCGATGTGGCGATTTATATTGGCTGGCTTGCTATTTAATTGCACTTAGCTATGAAATTGGAATTCGGCTCTAA
- the mraZ gene encoding division/cell wall cluster transcriptional repressor MraZ — MGDCGRLRLDLGGQEVELVLLGEYRHNVDTKGRLIIPAKFREQLGSKFMVTRGLDGCLFGYPQAEWEKVQTEIDRLPFNKRDARTFARLFFSAATECEFDKQGRINLPEPLLQYAHLEKQCVLAGVSNRFEIWNADRWDRYNDQAQDDFNEIAENLLDF, encoded by the coding sequence GTGGGAGATTGTGGTAGACTGAGATTAGATTTAGGGGGACAGGAGGTCGAACTAGTGTTACTTGGTGAATATCGTCACAATGTTGACACAAAGGGACGGCTGATCATCCCGGCTAAATTTCGAGAACAACTGGGATCCAAGTTTATGGTTACCCGGGGACTTGATGGATGCTTGTTCGGGTATCCGCAAGCAGAATGGGAAAAGGTGCAGACAGAGATTGACCGCTTACCGTTTAACAAGCGGGATGCCCGGACCTTTGCCCGCCTCTTTTTTTCCGCTGCGACGGAGTGTGAATTTGATAAGCAGGGGCGAATTAACCTCCCCGAACCGTTGTTACAGTATGCCCACTTGGAAAAGCAATGTGTGCTAGCCGGGGTTTCCAATCGGTTTGAGATTTGGAACGCGGACCGGTGGGATCGTTACAACGACCAAGCCCAAGATGATTTTAATGAGATTGCCGAAAATTTATTAGATTTTTAA
- the rsmH gene encoding 16S rRNA (cytosine(1402)-N(4))-methyltransferase RsmH — MTEFKHETVLLHEAVAELHVQPAGLYVDCTLGGGGHSALILSELTTGHLYAFDQDQTAITYNEQHLQPFLRQQKVTFIHDNFRNLQSDLAEQGVSTVDGIVYDLGVSSPQFDDAKRGFSYQRDARLDMRMDQRQALDAYQVVNQWPYEDLVRIFFRYGEEKFSKQIARKIERERQEQPIETTTELAEIVKAAIPAAARRHGGNPAKRVFQAIRIAVNDELGALEASLEQALNLLKPHGRLAVITFQSLEDRLVKRMFKEQTTIPDLPPNLPVIPPELEPHFKMVQKKPILPSAAEQTENHRSHSAKLRIIERIR; from the coding sequence ATGACCGAATTCAAACACGAAACAGTACTATTACACGAAGCTGTAGCTGAGTTGCACGTTCAACCAGCTGGTTTATACGTGGACTGTACCCTGGGCGGAGGTGGTCATAGCGCGCTGATTCTTTCCGAACTAACCACTGGTCATTTGTACGCCTTTGATCAGGATCAAACCGCAATTACGTATAATGAGCAGCACCTTCAGCCGTTTTTACGGCAACAAAAAGTGACGTTTATTCACGATAACTTTCGCAACCTGCAATCTGATTTGGCAGAGCAGGGCGTTAGCACCGTAGATGGAATTGTCTATGACTTGGGGGTTTCTTCTCCGCAATTTGATGATGCAAAACGGGGCTTTAGTTACCAACGGGATGCTAGGCTTGATATGCGGATGGATCAACGCCAAGCTCTGGATGCTTATCAAGTGGTAAATCAGTGGCCGTATGAAGATTTGGTTCGGATTTTCTTTCGGTACGGGGAAGAAAAATTCTCGAAGCAAATTGCCCGTAAGATTGAGCGCGAACGCCAAGAACAACCAATTGAAACGACAACCGAACTTGCGGAAATTGTGAAAGCAGCAATTCCAGCGGCAGCCCGGCGGCACGGTGGTAATCCAGCAAAACGGGTATTTCAAGCGATCCGGATTGCGGTCAACGACGAACTTGGGGCTCTTGAGGCGTCCCTTGAACAGGCGCTAAACCTACTAAAACCCCACGGTCGGCTTGCCGTCATTACGTTTCAATCTTTAGAGGATCGACTGGTAAAACGGATGTTTAAGGAACAAACCACCATCCCAGATTTACCACCGAATCTGCCAGTGATTCCACCGGAATTAGAGCCGCACTTTAAAATGGTGCAGAAAAAACCAATTTTGCCTAGTGCAGCTGAACAAACTGAAAATCATCGTTCCCACAGCGCTAAGCTACGCATCATTGAAAGAATTAGGTAG